One region of Microbacterium sufflavum genomic DNA includes:
- the ruvX gene encoding Holliday junction resolvase RuvX codes for MTGFRRGVRLGVDVGRARVGVARCDPDGMLAVPVETVPRDDAAITRLVAIAAEYEPLEFVVGLPVNLQGADTPSTTDARAFAALLQRESGVPVRLIDERLSTVSAHAALRSSGRSQKNSRSIVDQVAAVVLLQQAIDTEKSTGNPAGAPVPVDEEPA; via the coding sequence GTGACCGGCTTCCGTCGCGGAGTGCGGCTCGGCGTCGACGTGGGACGCGCCAGGGTGGGCGTGGCACGGTGCGATCCGGACGGCATGCTGGCCGTCCCGGTCGAGACCGTGCCGCGCGACGACGCGGCGATCACGCGACTCGTGGCGATCGCCGCGGAGTACGAACCGCTGGAGTTCGTGGTCGGGCTGCCGGTGAATCTGCAGGGCGCGGACACCCCGTCCACCACGGATGCGCGGGCGTTCGCAGCGCTGTTGCAGCGCGAGAGCGGTGTGCCGGTGCGGCTCATCGACGAGCGTCTGAGCACGGTGTCCGCACACGCGGCATTGCGGAGTTCCGGGCGTTCCCAGAAGAACTCTCGTAGCATTGTGGATCAGGTCGCCGCGGTGGTTCTGCTGCAGCAGGCGATCGACACGGAGAAGAGCACCGGAAACCCGGCCGGTGCACCGGTCCCCGTCGATGAGGAGCCCGCCTGA
- the alaS gene encoding alanine--tRNA ligase → MNTAEIAQRYLSYFEKNDHLIVPSASLVSDDPSLLFTVAGMVPMIPYLTGVVPAPHPRIADVQKCIRTNDIEEVGRTARHGTFFQMLGNWSFGDYFKEGAIRYAWELLTTSESDGGLGFDEKDLWVTVYETDDEAEAIWRDIIGLKPERIQRLGRADNYWNTGQPGPGGPDSEIFFDRGPSYGKDGGPAADDNRFMELWNLVFMQDFLENIRSKTEFDIVGELPMKNIDTGMGLERVAFLKQGVENMYEIDQVRPVLDRAVELSGRRYGAVHEDDVRFRVIADHVRSSLMLLSDGVRPSNEGRGYILRRLMRRTVRAMRLLGVDEPAFPELFSASRDAMKSAYPELERDWSVLSSAAFAEEETFRRTLAQGSTILDLAVDDTKKSGGTTLSGSEAFLLHDTYGFPIDLTLEVAEEAGLDVDRAAFDALMQEQRQRAKDDARNRKRQLADVSVYRDLRALGETGFDGYTALEVDSRVLGILVDGASVRSAAEGQIAEVVLAETTLYAESGGQVADKGTIVGPGYELEVLDVQRPVPGLISHTVEVTRGSVAVDDAATTIVDAANRRAARQAHSATHLVHAALRDTLGPTATQSGSLNRAGYMRFDFAWSQALSGETRSEIEEITNRAVQDALEVTTRIVTLDEAKEAGAMALFGEKYGDVVRMVDIGGPWSRELCAGTHVSTSAEIGLVSVVGESSVGASNRRIEALVGADAFRELAAERALVSQLTASLKTPREQLPERIADLAASLKAAEKRIAQFEAKERAGQIPAIAEAASRIGAFRVAAQSLGEVASADDVRDLVNGVRERLGSEAAVVALGAIVNGRPVVVVATNEAARSAGAKAGALAKRAAGVLGGGGGGRDDLAQGGGTDGAALPAALEAIAQELRGA, encoded by the coding sequence ATGAACACTGCGGAAATCGCGCAGCGCTATCTCTCCTACTTCGAGAAGAACGATCACCTCATCGTCCCCTCGGCCTCCCTCGTCAGCGACGACCCGTCGCTGCTCTTCACGGTCGCCGGCATGGTCCCGATGATCCCGTACCTCACGGGCGTGGTCCCCGCTCCGCATCCGCGCATCGCCGATGTGCAGAAGTGCATCCGCACCAACGACATCGAGGAGGTCGGACGCACGGCGCGTCACGGCACGTTCTTCCAGATGCTCGGCAACTGGTCGTTCGGCGACTACTTCAAAGAGGGCGCGATCCGCTACGCGTGGGAGCTGCTCACGACCTCCGAATCCGACGGCGGGCTGGGCTTCGACGAGAAGGACCTGTGGGTCACGGTCTACGAGACCGACGATGAGGCGGAGGCCATCTGGCGCGACATCATCGGGCTGAAGCCGGAGCGCATCCAGCGCCTCGGCCGCGCGGACAACTACTGGAACACCGGGCAGCCCGGCCCCGGCGGACCCGACTCCGAGATCTTCTTCGACCGTGGCCCGTCCTACGGCAAGGACGGCGGTCCGGCGGCGGACGACAACCGGTTCATGGAGCTGTGGAACCTCGTGTTCATGCAGGACTTCCTCGAGAACATCCGGAGCAAGACCGAGTTCGACATCGTGGGCGAGCTGCCGATGAAGAACATCGACACCGGCATGGGTCTCGAGCGCGTCGCCTTCCTCAAGCAGGGCGTCGAGAACATGTACGAGATCGACCAGGTGCGGCCCGTGCTGGACCGCGCCGTCGAGCTCTCCGGACGCCGCTACGGAGCCGTGCACGAGGACGATGTGCGCTTCCGCGTGATCGCCGATCACGTGCGCTCCTCGCTGATGCTGCTGTCCGACGGCGTGCGTCCGTCGAACGAGGGCCGCGGATACATCCTGCGCCGCCTGATGCGGCGGACCGTGCGGGCGATGCGTCTGCTGGGCGTCGACGAGCCGGCCTTCCCCGAGCTCTTCTCCGCGTCGCGGGACGCCATGAAGTCGGCCTATCCCGAGCTCGAGCGCGACTGGTCGGTGCTGTCCTCGGCCGCCTTCGCCGAGGAGGAGACCTTCCGGCGCACCCTCGCCCAGGGCTCGACCATCCTCGACCTCGCCGTGGACGACACGAAGAAGAGCGGCGGGACGACCCTGAGCGGCTCCGAGGCCTTCCTGCTGCACGACACATACGGCTTCCCGATCGACCTCACCCTCGAGGTCGCCGAGGAGGCCGGGCTCGACGTCGACCGTGCCGCGTTCGACGCGCTCATGCAGGAGCAGCGTCAGCGCGCCAAGGACGACGCGCGCAACCGCAAGCGGCAGCTCGCCGACGTGTCGGTCTACCGCGACCTGCGGGCGCTCGGCGAGACCGGTTTCGACGGCTACACGGCCCTCGAGGTCGACTCGCGGGTGCTCGGCATCCTGGTCGACGGTGCCTCCGTGCGCAGCGCCGCGGAGGGACAGATCGCCGAGGTCGTGCTGGCGGAGACGACGCTGTATGCGGAGTCCGGCGGCCAGGTCGCCGACAAGGGCACGATCGTGGGCCCTGGCTACGAGCTCGAGGTGCTCGATGTGCAGCGCCCCGTCCCCGGGCTGATCAGTCACACCGTCGAGGTGACGCGGGGGAGCGTGGCGGTGGATGACGCGGCCACGACCATCGTCGACGCGGCCAACCGTCGTGCGGCGCGGCAGGCGCACTCGGCGACCCACCTGGTGCACGCCGCTCTGCGCGACACGCTGGGCCCGACCGCGACCCAGTCGGGCTCGCTGAACCGTGCGGGCTATATGCGATTCGACTTCGCGTGGTCGCAGGCGCTGTCGGGAGAGACGCGCTCGGAGATCGAGGAGATCACGAACCGCGCCGTGCAGGACGCCCTCGAGGTGACGACGCGCATCGTGACGCTCGACGAGGCCAAGGAGGCCGGGGCGATGGCTCTGTTCGGCGAGAAGTACGGCGATGTCGTGCGCATGGTCGACATCGGCGGCCCCTGGTCGCGTGAGCTCTGCGCGGGCACGCACGTGTCGACGAGCGCCGAGATCGGGCTGGTCAGCGTGGTCGGCGAGTCGTCCGTCGGGGCATCGAACCGCCGTATCGAGGCTCTCGTCGGTGCCGACGCGTTCCGCGAGCTGGCCGCCGAGCGCGCGCTGGTCTCGCAGCTGACCGCGTCGCTCAAGACTCCGCGCGAGCAGCTGCCGGAGCGGATCGCCGATCTCGCCGCGAGCCTCAAGGCCGCCGAGAAGCGCATCGCGCAGTTCGAGGCCAAGGAGCGGGCGGGGCAGATCCCCGCGATCGCGGAGGCCGCGTCCCGCATCGGCGCGTTCCGGGTGGCCGCACAGTCGCTCGGTGAGGTGGCCTCGGCGGACGACGTGCGCGATCTGGTCAACGGCGTCCGTGAGCGGCTGGGGTCGGAGGCGGCAGTGGTCGCCCTCGGCGCGATCGTCAATGGCCGGCCGGTCGTGGTCGTCGCCACGAACGAGGCGGCGCGTTCGGCGGGCGCGAAGGCGGGTGCGCTCGCGAAGCGCGCAGCCGGCGTGCTCGGCGGTGGCGGCGGCGGGCGCGACGACCTCGCCCAGGGCGGCGGCACCGACGGTGCGGCGCTTCCGGCAGCGCTGGAGGCCATCGCACAGGAGCTCCGCGGAGCGTGA
- the rpsD gene encoding 30S ribosomal protein S4, with protein sequence MTTKSQDRRKVRLSRALGIPLTPKAARYLEKRPYAPGEHGRTKRKADSDYAVRLREKQRLREQYGIREKQMRNTFNEARRQDGLTGENLVELLEMRLDALVLRSGFARTTAQARQLVVHRHILVDGQLVDRPSFRVKPGQLIHVKAKSEGTEPFQVAAAGGHAEVLPPVPGYLEVELDKLQARLVRRPKRAEVPVTCEVQLVVEYYAAR encoded by the coding sequence GTGACCACGAAGTCCCAGGACCGCCGCAAGGTGCGTCTCAGCCGTGCCCTCGGCATCCCGCTCACCCCGAAGGCCGCCCGCTACCTCGAGAAGCGTCCCTACGCTCCGGGCGAGCACGGCCGCACCAAGCGCAAGGCCGACAGCGACTACGCCGTCCGTCTGCGCGAGAAGCAGCGTCTGCGCGAGCAGTACGGCATCCGCGAGAAGCAGATGCGCAACACGTTCAACGAGGCTCGTCGTCAGGACGGCCTGACCGGTGAGAACCTGGTCGAGCTCCTCGAGATGCGTCTCGACGCTCTCGTGCTGCGGTCGGGTTTCGCCCGCACCACGGCTCAGGCTCGCCAGCTCGTCGTGCACCGTCACATCCTCGTCGACGGCCAGCTCGTCGACCGCCCGTCGTTCCGCGTGAAGCCGGGTCAGCTCATCCACGTCAAGGCCAAGAGCGAGGGCACCGAGCCCTTCCAGGTGGCGGCAGCCGGCGGTCACGCCGAGGTGCTTCCTCCCGTTCCCGGCTACCTCGAGGTCGAGCTCGACAAGCTCCAGGCCCGCCTGGTCCGTCGCCCGAAGCGCGCCGAGGTCCCCGTGACCTGTGAAGTGCAGCTCGTCGTCGAGTACTACGCGGCTCGCTGA
- a CDS encoding replication-associated recombination protein A, which produces MTSPAALLSGQTPLAVRMRPVSLDEVAGQRHLLRAGSPIVALADPEAAAPGAVSIILWGPPGTGKTTLAQAIARSSGRRFVELSAITAGVKDVREVMQEAITQRDLYGQTTILFLDEIHRFTKAQQDALLPGVENGWVILIAATTENPSFSVISPLLSRSLLLTLQPLTDDDIGLLVDRAVTDARGLKGAVVLDDEARTALVRLASGDARRALTGLEAAAAVALSHAAAVEDGDTASDGVPAVTADDVAQAVDKALLRYDRQGDEHYDVISAFIKSIRGSDPDAALHYLARMIEAGEDPRFIARRLVISASEDVGLADPQALGIAVAAADAVAFIGMPEGRIPLAEATVYLATTAKSNAAYVGIDAAIADIRAGGFGRVPLHLRDAHYPGAKRLGHGRGYIYSHDSEYGIVPQQYLPDELDGRHYYEPKNLGAERDIGARLERIRRILGDR; this is translated from the coding sequence GTGACTTCTCCTGCCGCGCTGCTCTCCGGGCAGACGCCTCTCGCCGTGCGCATGCGCCCGGTCTCGCTCGATGAGGTCGCGGGACAGCGTCACCTGCTGCGGGCGGGATCCCCGATCGTGGCTCTCGCCGATCCCGAGGCGGCAGCGCCCGGGGCCGTGTCGATCATCCTGTGGGGGCCTCCCGGCACGGGGAAGACCACGCTGGCGCAGGCCATCGCGCGCTCCTCCGGTCGACGGTTCGTCGAACTGTCGGCGATCACGGCCGGGGTGAAGGACGTTCGCGAGGTGATGCAGGAGGCGATCACGCAGCGTGACCTGTATGGCCAGACGACCATCCTCTTCCTCGACGAGATCCACCGCTTCACGAAGGCGCAGCAGGATGCGCTGCTGCCCGGAGTGGAGAACGGCTGGGTCATCCTGATCGCGGCGACCACCGAGAATCCGTCGTTCTCCGTGATCTCCCCGCTGCTGTCGCGGTCGCTGCTGCTCACGCTGCAGCCACTGACGGACGACGACATCGGTCTGCTCGTCGACCGCGCCGTGACGGATGCGCGCGGGCTCAAGGGTGCCGTGGTGCTCGACGACGAGGCGCGCACGGCTCTCGTGCGACTGGCGTCGGGTGATGCGCGGCGCGCGCTCACGGGGCTCGAGGCCGCGGCCGCGGTCGCGCTGTCCCATGCCGCCGCGGTCGAGGACGGCGACACCGCATCGGACGGCGTCCCAGCGGTGACGGCGGACGATGTGGCGCAGGCGGTGGACAAGGCGCTGCTCCGCTACGACCGTCAGGGCGACGAGCACTACGACGTGATCAGCGCGTTCATCAAGTCGATCCGCGGGTCCGATCCCGACGCCGCACTCCACTACCTGGCGCGCATGATCGAGGCGGGGGAGGACCCGCGTTTCATCGCTCGGCGCCTGGTGATCTCGGCTTCGGAGGACGTGGGTCTCGCCGATCCCCAGGCGCTCGGCATCGCAGTCGCTGCTGCGGACGCCGTCGCCTTCATCGGCATGCCGGAGGGGCGCATCCCGCTCGCCGAGGCCACGGTGTACCTCGCCACGACGGCGAAGTCCAATGCCGCGTACGTCGGCATCGACGCCGCGATCGCCGACATCCGCGCGGGCGGCTTCGGCCGGGTGCCGCTCCACCTCCGCGACGCCCACTACCCGGGGGCGAAGAGGCTCGGCCACGGCCGCGGTTACATCTACTCGCACGACAGCGAATACGGGATCGTGCCGCAGCAGTACCTGCCGGACGAGTTGGACGGACGTCACTACTACGAGCCGAAGAACCTCGGTGCGGAACGCGACATCGGTGCGCGGCTGGAGCGCATCCGACGCATCCTCGGCGACCGCTGA
- a CDS encoding winged helix-turn-helix domain-containing protein — MSISTSVGRPLTGCRIAIADDPSAGTAHGAVASPTPVDVGALLAAAGAEVVRVPSVRADHSVPAGVRRSVHRVATGRIDGVLLFSVEGARSWWGTVERLGLGDAIRARARASRLLLVASGAEAARSLADADIPATTVDGALPDDLARAVVGFFSEQAPMQRTDAGELVVRSGGVLLDERFLPLSAGAAEVLEALFLAEGRVLSREELGRMLAGRRRSARAVEVAVARLREALGDAELVQTVVKRGYRLAVADR; from the coding sequence ATGAGCATTTCGACGAGCGTGGGCCGGCCGCTGACCGGGTGCCGGATAGCGATCGCCGATGACCCGTCGGCGGGTACTGCGCACGGAGCGGTGGCGTCGCCGACACCGGTCGATGTCGGTGCGCTTCTCGCCGCGGCGGGAGCCGAGGTCGTCCGCGTGCCGTCGGTACGCGCGGATCATTCCGTGCCGGCCGGTGTTCGACGGTCGGTGCACCGCGTCGCGACCGGGCGCATCGACGGCGTGCTGCTCTTCTCGGTCGAGGGCGCGCGTTCCTGGTGGGGCACCGTCGAGCGCCTCGGTCTGGGCGACGCGATCCGAGCCAGGGCGCGGGCGTCGCGTCTGCTGCTCGTCGCCTCGGGTGCGGAGGCGGCCCGGTCACTCGCCGATGCGGACATCCCCGCCACGACGGTCGACGGGGCGCTCCCGGACGACCTCGCACGCGCCGTCGTCGGGTTCTTCTCGGAGCAGGCGCCGATGCAGCGGACGGACGCCGGAGAGCTCGTCGTGCGCAGCGGCGGGGTGCTGCTCGATGAGCGCTTCCTCCCGCTCTCGGCGGGCGCCGCAGAAGTCCTGGAGGCACTGTTCCTCGCGGAGGGGCGGGTGCTCTCCCGGGAGGAGCTCGGGCGGATGCTCGCCGGACGACGACGCAGTGCACGGGCCGTGGAGGTGGCGGTCGCACGGTTGCGCGAGGCTCTGGGCGACGCGGAGCTGGTGCAGACGGTGGTGAAGCGCGGCTACCGTCTCGCTGTCGCCGATCGCTGA